One genomic region from Rosa rugosa chromosome 1, drRosRugo1.1, whole genome shotgun sequence encodes:
- the LOC133725964 gene encoding uncharacterized protein LOC133725964 isoform X1 yields the protein MVLTGKSDAGRCIFLLTGLQIGDLQSYLSDLSLVLASESRKFYILVDNRPWLRGSRPAHFWQLMVTKSRLSPFANTKARKDRKQGKDASSKSVKPKKYTRWVSFIKEEALSRKRVLLPVKKLRNSLLLSSELHRTLYGFIVFEVAWSNVRGINYLNELQTDTSLATEAKFMQRWEFDSIAQAANCISSWFSGTVSEKRQLREYLDSLGEVFYDAQVTMPVDVEDEFSFNRLSIEENSLHSLSSNYSVCSPTSDASSSVPHSPPPPTGPYKRRKIANSINIGDGVDVNSDEFQDGETYASDYEDAVEDTQDMKDDIPVNVKTYMDCQEAFDATQYREDAIPVHVETYNSDSEDAVEATQYRDVLILFRFNDHDLPFKLRDIIMSDLRLLTLLEAGLPSWAIFLQSYPGFRKIYRPWMCPLARALYVVISVATVLIGFYDLYKNVPVLKVTASRICGPLFDWIETWSMVTRIKYLGTMLFLHHSQKVVQWFLTIRSTTRSFFSVFARPMFEPFVECFSFLLPVWNVFFEVLGSICTMILFLIESSCNIVENLVEVLLFPIWLFLSSIWSIATSVIYPIFGMLWAILYAPIHMFLALANFIAFLFTCIYDTLRDTWKFISSIFQFASASQATVRTVEVSIWRSLWNDLFSQIFRALRSILNGFVAFFTACNRHRLSIYNHIQEFNQRLLNRTKRSRREDSRRSRQTIEAQQLQLKMRRKIAHN from the exons ATGGTTTTGACGGGGAAAAGTGACGCCGGCCGGTGCATTTTCCTCCTCACTGGATTGCAAATCGG AGACTTGCAGTCTTATCTTTCGGATCTTAGCTTAGTGCTGGCTTCGGAAAGTAGGAAGTTCTATATTTTGGTGGACAATCGGCCATGGCTGAGAGGTTCTCGGCCAGCGCACTTCTGGCAATTGATGGTTACCAAG TCAAGGTTATCTCCTTTTGCAAACACTAAAGCGCGGAAGGACAGAAAACAAGGAAAGGATGCGAGCTCCAAGAGTGTTAAACCCAAAAAGTATACTAGGTGGGTCTCATTCATCAAAGAAGAAGCATTGTCTCGGAAGAGGGTTTTGCTACCTGTAAAGAAACTGCGCAATTCTTTGCTTTTAAGCAGTGAGTTGCATAGGACCTTGTATGGTTTCATTGTGTTTGAAGTTGCGTGGAGCAATGTTCGAGGTATTAATTACTTGAATGAGCTTCAG ACTGATACGTCACTGGCTACAGAGGCTAAATTCATGCAAAGATGGGAATTCGACAGTATTGCTCAAGCTGCAAACTGTATATCTTCATGGTTCTCAGGAACAGTCTCTGAGAAGCGACAATTGAGAGAGTACCTGGATTCCCTAG GAGAGGTGTTTTATGATGCCCAAGTAACTATGCCAGTTGATGTTGAAGACGAATTTTCGTTTAATCGTCTTTCTATCGAGGAAAATTCTCTTCACAGCCTCAGTAGCAACTATAGTGTATGCTCTCCAACCAGCGACGCTAGCAGTAGTGTTCCTCATTCACCTCCTCCACCTACTGGACCTTACAAGAGAAGGAAAATAGCAAACTCCATTAATATTGGAGATGGAGTTGATGTAAATTCTGATGAGTTTCAAGACGGCGAGACCTATGCTAGTGACTACGAAGATGCTGTTGAAGATACCCAGGACATGAAAGATGATATACCAGTGAATGTAAAGACCTATATGGACTGTCAAGAGGCTTTTGATGCTACTCAGTACAGGGAAGATGCTATACCTGTGCATGTTGAGACATATAACAGTGACTCTGAAGATGCTGTTGAAGCTACTCAGTACAGGGATGTCTTGATTTTGTTCAGGTTCAATGACCATGATCTCCCATTTAAACTCAGAGATATAATAATGTCTGATCTCCGGTTATTGACCTTGCTAGAGGCTGGGCTTCCTTCTTGGGCTATCTTCCTTCAGTCTTACCCAGGGTTTCGCAAAATTTATCGCCCGTGGATGTGTCCTCTTGCAAGAGCTTTATATGTGGTGATCTCAGTTGCCACCGTCCTAATTGGATTTTATGACCTGTACAAAAATGTTCCAGTTCTCAAGGTAACTGCATCTCGTATTTGTGGGCCTCTATTTGATTGGATAGAGACCTGGTCGATGGTAACAAGGATCAAATACTTGGGAACAATGCTATTTCTGCATCACTCTCAGAAGGTTGTTCAGTGGTTCTTGACTATCAGGAGTACCACTCGATcctttttttcagtttttgccCGGCCGATGTTCGAACCTTTCGTAGAGTGCTTTAGCTTCCTTCTCCCAGTTTGGAATGTGTTTTTTGAGGTATTGGGGAGCATCTGTACAATGATTTTGTTTCTGATTGAGTCTTCTTGCAATATAGTGGAGAACCTGGTGGAGGTTTTACTGTTTCCAATATGGCTTTTCCTGTCGTCCATCTGGAGCATTG CCACTTCTGTCATATATCCTATATTTGGGATGCTGTGGGCAATACTCTATGCTCCAATTCACATGTTTCTTGCACTAGCCAATTTCATTGCCTTTCtttttacttgtatatatgACACTCTTCGAGATACATGGAAGTTTATTAGCAGCATATTCCAGTTTGCTTCAGCCTCTCAGGCAACAGTGAGGACTGTTGAAGTTTCCATATGGCGTTCACTTTGGAATGACCTCTTTTCACAG ATTTTCCGTGCTCTTAGGAGTATATTAAACGGTTTTGTTGCATTCTTCACAGCTTGTAACAGGCATCGGCTGAG CATCTATAATCATATACAAGAGTTTAACCAAAGATtactaaatcgaaccaaa
- the LOC133725964 gene encoding uncharacterized protein LOC133725964 isoform X2 — MVLTGKSDAGRCIFLLTGLQIGDLQSYLSDLSLVLASESRKFYILVDNRPWLRGSRPAHFWQLMVTKSRLSPFANTKARKDRKQGKDASSKSVKPKKYTRWVSFIKEEALSRKRVLLPVKKLRNSLLLSSELHRTLYGFIVFEVAWSNVRGINYLNELQTDTSLATEAKFMQRWEFDSIAQAANCISSWFSGTVSEKRQLREYLDSLGEVFYDAQVTMPVDVEDEFSFNRLSIEENSLHSLSSNYSVCSPTSDASSSVPHSPPPPTGPYKRRKIANSINIGDGVDVNSDEFQDGETYASDYEDAVEDTQDMKDDIPVNVKTYMDCQEAFDATQYREDAIPVHVETYNSDSEDAVEATQYRDVLILFRFNDHDLPFKLRDIIMSDLRLLTLLEAGLPSWAIFLQSYPGFRKIYRPWMCPLARALYVVISVATVLIGFYDLYKNVPVLKVTASRICGPLFDWIETWSMVTRIKYLGTMLFLHHSQKVVQWFLTIRSTTRSFFSVFARPMFEPFVECFSFLLPVWNVFFEVLGSICTMILFLIESSCNIVENLVEVLLFPIWLFLSSIWSIATSVIYPIFGMLWAILYAPIHMFLALANFIAFLFTCIYDTLRDTWKFISSIFQFASASQATVRTVEVSIWRSLWNDLFSQIFRALRSILNGFVAFFTACNRHRLSIYNHIQEFNQRLLNRTKRSRREDSRRSRQTIEAQQLLKMRRKIAHN, encoded by the exons ATGGTTTTGACGGGGAAAAGTGACGCCGGCCGGTGCATTTTCCTCCTCACTGGATTGCAAATCGG AGACTTGCAGTCTTATCTTTCGGATCTTAGCTTAGTGCTGGCTTCGGAAAGTAGGAAGTTCTATATTTTGGTGGACAATCGGCCATGGCTGAGAGGTTCTCGGCCAGCGCACTTCTGGCAATTGATGGTTACCAAG TCAAGGTTATCTCCTTTTGCAAACACTAAAGCGCGGAAGGACAGAAAACAAGGAAAGGATGCGAGCTCCAAGAGTGTTAAACCCAAAAAGTATACTAGGTGGGTCTCATTCATCAAAGAAGAAGCATTGTCTCGGAAGAGGGTTTTGCTACCTGTAAAGAAACTGCGCAATTCTTTGCTTTTAAGCAGTGAGTTGCATAGGACCTTGTATGGTTTCATTGTGTTTGAAGTTGCGTGGAGCAATGTTCGAGGTATTAATTACTTGAATGAGCTTCAG ACTGATACGTCACTGGCTACAGAGGCTAAATTCATGCAAAGATGGGAATTCGACAGTATTGCTCAAGCTGCAAACTGTATATCTTCATGGTTCTCAGGAACAGTCTCTGAGAAGCGACAATTGAGAGAGTACCTGGATTCCCTAG GAGAGGTGTTTTATGATGCCCAAGTAACTATGCCAGTTGATGTTGAAGACGAATTTTCGTTTAATCGTCTTTCTATCGAGGAAAATTCTCTTCACAGCCTCAGTAGCAACTATAGTGTATGCTCTCCAACCAGCGACGCTAGCAGTAGTGTTCCTCATTCACCTCCTCCACCTACTGGACCTTACAAGAGAAGGAAAATAGCAAACTCCATTAATATTGGAGATGGAGTTGATGTAAATTCTGATGAGTTTCAAGACGGCGAGACCTATGCTAGTGACTACGAAGATGCTGTTGAAGATACCCAGGACATGAAAGATGATATACCAGTGAATGTAAAGACCTATATGGACTGTCAAGAGGCTTTTGATGCTACTCAGTACAGGGAAGATGCTATACCTGTGCATGTTGAGACATATAACAGTGACTCTGAAGATGCTGTTGAAGCTACTCAGTACAGGGATGTCTTGATTTTGTTCAGGTTCAATGACCATGATCTCCCATTTAAACTCAGAGATATAATAATGTCTGATCTCCGGTTATTGACCTTGCTAGAGGCTGGGCTTCCTTCTTGGGCTATCTTCCTTCAGTCTTACCCAGGGTTTCGCAAAATTTATCGCCCGTGGATGTGTCCTCTTGCAAGAGCTTTATATGTGGTGATCTCAGTTGCCACCGTCCTAATTGGATTTTATGACCTGTACAAAAATGTTCCAGTTCTCAAGGTAACTGCATCTCGTATTTGTGGGCCTCTATTTGATTGGATAGAGACCTGGTCGATGGTAACAAGGATCAAATACTTGGGAACAATGCTATTTCTGCATCACTCTCAGAAGGTTGTTCAGTGGTTCTTGACTATCAGGAGTACCACTCGATcctttttttcagtttttgccCGGCCGATGTTCGAACCTTTCGTAGAGTGCTTTAGCTTCCTTCTCCCAGTTTGGAATGTGTTTTTTGAGGTATTGGGGAGCATCTGTACAATGATTTTGTTTCTGATTGAGTCTTCTTGCAATATAGTGGAGAACCTGGTGGAGGTTTTACTGTTTCCAATATGGCTTTTCCTGTCGTCCATCTGGAGCATTG CCACTTCTGTCATATATCCTATATTTGGGATGCTGTGGGCAATACTCTATGCTCCAATTCACATGTTTCTTGCACTAGCCAATTTCATTGCCTTTCtttttacttgtatatatgACACTCTTCGAGATACATGGAAGTTTATTAGCAGCATATTCCAGTTTGCTTCAGCCTCTCAGGCAACAGTGAGGACTGTTGAAGTTTCCATATGGCGTTCACTTTGGAATGACCTCTTTTCACAG ATTTTCCGTGCTCTTAGGAGTATATTAAACGGTTTTGTTGCATTCTTCACAGCTTGTAACAGGCATCGGCTGAG CATCTATAATCATATACAAGAGTTTAACCAAAGATtactaaatcgaaccaaa